One Epinephelus moara isolate mb chromosome 20, YSFRI_EMoa_1.0, whole genome shotgun sequence genomic window carries:
- the LOC126408677 gene encoding SH2 domain-containing protein 7-like, which translates to MFAEMTPGSNHTLSRKGIERNCCVPYRQQKPRSEKICHFSGSRAKDQRRTKSPCLRTCLTFCFKDPARMEQREPPVDSHVEGTEGRLRELASKWFIETQVPHIVHNGFFPTWFLGFITRKDAEEMLREKEQGCFLIRLSDKAIGYILSYKGRDRCRHFMISQSETGQFVVCGDTEGHNSVADLIDYYKMSPIQPFGEYLTSSCFEVLNKELYDIIQVAPKEKPVATVRAVRNMRKANSAPEQPPARPPRSNRTLEEVPPLPRRSRNLDIGPLNDPDRVLYAQLRKQSPREIPRFQHNSQDSFPGDNQGRAGRSTTHDQNLSRCSPPSAPESVYSELSLLDTKSRSLPLLDNTSDGEQSYRLSAAPHTPPRLSPKPLRQTSDFGQLPERTDSSSRASGSHSLEYMRDSAVYHLAGSPHTTSSRTRSLTSEQHNGSVYAEVIDEAGAGRFLHENTYELIPDHEDAATPAPNSNTYEPLEDVRPKHHHSSWGLKNDKWKWLFPEVKRKW; encoded by the exons ATGTTTGCTGAAATGACACCAGGTTCAAACCACACACTCTCAAGGAAAG ggatTGAAAGAAATTGCTGCGTACCATACAGACAACAGAAACCCAGATCTGAGAAGATCTGCCACTTTTCGGGGTCAAGGGCAAAAGATCAGAGACGTACAAAATCTCCCTGCCTCAGGACGTGTCTGACATTTTGCTTCAAG GACCCGGCAAGAATGGAGCAAAGGGAGCCACCGGTGGATTCTCATGTTGAAGGGACTGAAGGGAGACTCAGGGAACTGGCTTCAAAATGGTTCATAGAAACTCAGGTGCCACACATCGTCCACAACGGCTTCTTCCCCACATGGTTCCTGGGCTTCATCACAAGAAA GGATGCTGAAGAGATGCTCAGAGAAAAGGAGCAGGGCTGTTTCCTGATCCGGCTCAGTGATAAGGCCATTGGATACATTCTGTCTTATAA GGGCAGAGATCGGTGTCGACACTTCATGATAAGCCAAAGCGAAACGGGGCAGTTTGTAGTCTGCGGAGACACCGAAGGGCACAACTCGGTCGCTGATCTCATAGACTACTACAAGATGAGCCCCATCCAGCCGTTTGGAGAGTACCTGACATCGTCGTGTTTTGAG GTACTGAATAAAGAGCTGTATGACATCATCCAGGTGGCCCCGAAAGAAAAGCCTGTGGCCACTGTCAGAGCTGTGAGGAACATGAGAAAGGCTAACTCGGCCCCAGAGCAGCCGCCTGCACGGCCACCAAGGAGCAACAGGACACTAGAG GAAGTACCACCTTTGCCACGGAGGAGCAGGAACCTCGATATTGGCCCCCTGAATGACCCGGACAGAGTTTTGTACGCTCAGCTCAGGAAGCAATCACCCAGGGAGATACCAAGATTTCAACACAACAGTCAGGACAGTTTCCCTGGAGATAATCAGGGGAGAGCTGGGAGATCCACGACCCACGATCAGAACTTAAGCAGGTGCAGTCCTCCATCTGCACCAGAGTCTGTTTACTCCGAGCTCAGCCTGCTGGATACCAAGAGCAGGTCTCTACCGCTTCTGGACAACACCTCTGATGGCGAGCAGTCTTACAGGCTGAGCGCAGCCCCCCACACGCCACCCAGACTTTCCCCCAAGCCCCTCAGACAAACCAGCGACTTTGGCCAACTGCCGGAGAGAACAGACTCGAGCAGCAGAGCGAGCGGCAGCCACAGCCTGGAATACATGAGGGACAGTGCAGTCTATCACCTGGCTGGCAGCCCACACACTACATCCTCTCGGACCAGATCGCTGACATCAGAGCAGCACAATGGTTCAGTGTACGCTGAGGTCATTGATGAAGCTGGCGCCGGCCGCTTCCTTCATGAAAACACATACGAGCTGATTCCTGACCACGAGGACGCAGCCACACCTGCACCCAACAGCAACACTTATGAGCCTCTGGAGGACGTCAGACCCAAACATCACCACTCGTCCTGGGGGTTAAAG AATGATAAATGGAAATGGCTGTTTCCAGAGGTCAAGAGGAAATGGTGA
- the cib2 gene encoding calcium and integrin-binding family member 2 yields MGNKQTIFTDEQLDAYQDCTFFTRKEILRLHGRYHELAPHLVPMDYTNDPDCKLPLALIVNMPELKENPFRNRIVESFSEDGMGNLSFNEFVDMFSVLSEMAPRELKAIYAFKIYDFNVDNYLCKEDLEKTLNKLTKEELTPEEVQLVCEKAIEEADLDGDNKLSFADFENMISRAPDFLSTFHIRI; encoded by the exons ATGGGTAACAAGCAAACTATATTTACCGACGAGCAACTTGATGCCTACCAG GACTGTACGTTTTTCACACGCAAGGAAATTCTGCG GTTGCACGGCAGATATCATGAGCTGGCTCCACATCTTGTACCAATGGACTACACCAACGATCCTGATTGTAAACTGCCTTTAGCCTTAATAGTCAACATGCCAGAGTTAAAG GAAAACCCATTCCGCAACAGGATCGTGGAGTCTTTCTCAGAGGACGGGATGGGGAATCTCAGCTTCAATGAATTTGTGGACATGTTCTCAGTGCTCAGTGAAATGGCTCCTAGAGAACTCAAGGCCATATATGCCTTCAAAATATACG ATTTCAATGTGGATAATTACCTGTGCAAAGAGGACCTTGAAAAGACTCTAAATAAGCTGACGAAGGAGGAGTTGACTCCTGAAGAGGTGCAGCTGGTGTGTGAGAAAGCCATCGAGGAGGCGGATTTAGACGGGGACAACAAACTCTCCTTTGCTGACTTTGAAAATATGATTTCCAGGGCTCCTGACTTTTTAAG TACCTTCCATATACGAATCTGA
- the lrrc61 gene encoding leucine-rich repeat-containing protein 61, producing MDSKRDKDQDADCEKITAVLLKSRTGEFDLESILFLKLRGLGIHDLGCIGECMNLEKLDLSGNNISNLAPLASLRLLSVLCLSSNRISNLDPLRSCESLQHLNLAGNNISSTENLHSLQSLRKLENIRLKDNTYNYTNPVCRNPAYRNIVLEMFPNIKVLDGERVVGRGSELYQLCKDIDETIKAGLYKNGQLVEHPDCKPWVEDNYWEIKRSNNAIIEEAYKQFNDVLHECRLLNNRATHVISQTERSMSLKKQPKQYAI from the exons ATGGACTCAAAGCGAGATAAAGACCAAG ATGCAGACTGTGAGAAGATAACTGCTGTGCTGCTCAAGTCGCGTACAGGGGAGTTTGATTTGGAGTCAATACTGTTTCTCAAATTAAGGGGACTTG gaatacatGATCTCGGCTGCATCGGGGAGTGTATGAATTTAGAGAAACTGGACCTGTCTGGAAATAACATCTCAAATTTAGCTCCTCTAGCATCTCTTCGGCTCCTCTCCGTACTCTGTTTGTCATCCAACAGGATTTCCAATTTAG ATCCTCTGCGCAGTTGTGAAAGTTTACAGCACTTAAACCTGGCTGGTAATAACATATCCAG CACTGAGAACCTACACAGCCTTCAGTCTTTGAGAAAGCTAGAAAATATACGTCTTAAAGACAACACCTACAATTACACTAACCCAG TGTGCAGGAACCCAGCATATAGAAACATAGTTCTTGAGATGTTTCCTAACATCAAGGTGCTGGATG GAGAAAGAGTGGTCGGACGTGGGAGTGAGTTGTACCAGTTATGCAaagacattgatgaaaccatcaAAG CTGGTTTATACAAGAATGGACAGCTTGTTGAACATCCTGATTGCAAACCGTGGGTGGAGGATAATTACTGGGAGATAAAGAGATCAAACAACGCCATTATTGAAGAAGCCTACAAACAGTTTAACG ACGTTCTTCATGAATGCAGACTCCTCAACAACAGAGCCACTCACGTAATTTCCCAAACTGAAAGATCTATGAGCCTGAAGAAGCAGCCAAAGCAGTATGCTATCTAA